From the genome of Polynucleobacter sp. AM-7D1:
AATCTTGAAGTCCTTGGTCACTTTTTCTAAAGCCGCCTCGTCTGCAGGACGCAGGCCTAAGAAACGAGAATCAAACGCTGGTACATATTGCTTCAAAATATTGGCGCTATCTCGCTCGGGATCAACGGTGACAAATAGCACCTGAACCTTATCGGCCTGGGGGCCCAAGAGAGTCATCACTTGCTGCATCTCCGTTAGAGTCGTAGGACAAATATCTGGGCACTGCGTATACCCAAAGAACATCACAACTGCTTTACCTTTGAAATCAGCTAGCGTTCGCACTTTGCCATCAGGGTCGAGTAGACTAAAGTCAGTACCGAATGCCTTGCCGCCGGTGATGTCAACATTTTTAAAGCTCTGCTTGGGACTGCAAGCTAGCAGAGCCAATCCAATGATCGACAGCATCAGGCTGCGCGCAAGAAGGCTTGAAAGTGTTGATAAATTCATATTCAACTCAGATGAAATAGTGGTCAATTAATAGTGCTGCGAATAGCAAAGATAAATAGGTAATCGAAAAACGGAAAGTTTTCTTTGCAAGATCATCGCTATAAGAAATAAATAAGGCAATCACATAGGCAAGGAATATTAAGCCCAATATGACTGCAGCAATTAAATACACCAGCCCACTCATGCCGTAAATGTAAGGCAACAAAGTGGCAGCGATCAATATTAAGGTGTAGAGCAAGATATTGAGGAGCGTGAAGCGCTCACCATGAGTGACTGGCAGCATTGGTAAACCACTTTGCACATAGTCATCCCGACGATACAAAGCAAGCGCCCAAAAGTGCGGGGGGGTCCACACAAAAATAATGAGAACCAAGAGCCAAGCCTCAGCAGATAAGCCATTCGTCACGGCAGCCCAACCTAAGGCTGGTGGCATGGCGCCAGAGAGTCCGCCAATCACAATATTCTGTGGTGTGGCAGGCTTCAGTAACCAGGTATAAATTACGGCATAACCAACAAAGGTTGCTACGGTAAGCCACATTGTTAATGGATTGCAGAAGTTCCATAAGATGATCATTCCTAGGCTACCAAGAATGATCGAGAAAACAGTTATGTGAAAAGGCGTCACTTCACCAGTTGCAGATGGCCTCCAAGAGGTACGCTTCATCTTGGCATCAACGGCTTGCTCAATTAAACAATTCATTGCAAAAGCTGCGCCCGCCAACAACCAAATACCCAAAATGCCACCAATCAATACTGGGTAAGGAACCATACCAGGGGTAGCCAGGAACATTCCGATTACTGCACAGAAAACAGCCAGCAGAGTAACGCGGGGCTTAGTGAGCACCCAGTATTGACGCCAACGCGGCATCGCTACGGTAGTGGAGGAAGTGGGACTGCTCATAATGAATTAACCATCTTAATATGAATGGAGGCGCTCCACGAAGACCATTGAGTTAGGCGAACCAAACAGAACACCAGCGCAGCAGAGCCTGCGGTATGCATTAAAGCGGCAAGCAAGGGCCATTGGAAGACCACATTAGAAATACCTGTTAGCGCCTGAAGAATTAATAAGCCGAGCAATAACTTTGCAATCTTGCCCATTTTGGGCAATGCTGGATTACTTAACTTGAGAGCGCTGACTCCGAGAAGACTTAAAGCTGCAATGGCAATCACAGCAAACATGCGATGCGCCCAGTGAATCGTCTGCAAAGCCACAGGAGAAATAGATTCACCCTGTGCATTCAGGCCTAACTGACGCCATAGAGTGAAGCCCTCTTGCCAATCAGTTTCAGGCATAAAAGTACCTAGGCAAGTTGGAAAATCAGGGCAAGCTAATACAGCGTAATTTGTACTTACCCACGCGCCCAAAAAGATTTGAATAGATAAGACGACCGAAGCAAATAAAAGCAACTTCGCTGAAAGTGGCTTGATCTGAGAGTGAGCGACTGAGGAATTTCCCTCTTCAAACTCTTGCTGCGCATACGCTGTTAAACAGGCAAGTAAAACTAAAGCCAGCATTAAGTGGATAGTCACAATGATGGGTTGCAATTTGAGCGTTACTGTCCAAGCACCAAATGCGCCCTGGA
Proteins encoded in this window:
- a CDS encoding SCO family protein encodes the protein MNLSTLSSLLARSLMLSIIGLALLACSPKQSFKNVDITGGKAFGTDFSLLDPDGKVRTLADFKGKAVVMFFGYTQCPDICPTTLTEMQQVMTLLGPQADKVQVLFVTVDPERDSANILKQYVPAFDSRFLGLRPADEAALEKVTKDFKIYYKKVPGTSPGSYTMDHMAGSYAFDPEGHLRLYIKHAQGADTLAQDLKELLK
- a CDS encoding heme A synthase, with translation MSGLLLLAELAAIAIVFAGLPLLYLWTRSGFNFFQKLNWVLVFMTFDLIVFGAFTRLTDSGLGCPDWPGCYGTSNPWHAIGEIQLAEANMPTGPVTVIKAWIEMIHRYLAMMVGALILIQVGVAWSKLKSLGKYPLLGSLGLLILVCIQGAFGAWTVTLKLQPIIVTIHLMLALVLLACLTAYAQQEFEEGNSSVAHSQIKPLSAKLLLFASVVLSIQIFLGAWVSTNYAVLACPDFPTCLGTFMPETDWQEGFTLWRQLGLNAQGESISPVALQTIHWAHRMFAVIAIAALSLLGVSALKLSNPALPKMGKIAKLLLGLLILQALTGISNVVFQWPLLAALMHTAGSAALVFCLVRLTQWSSWSASIHIKMVNSL
- the cyoE gene encoding heme o synthase, with translation MSSPTSSTTVAMPRWRQYWVLTKPRVTLLAVFCAVIGMFLATPGMVPYPVLIGGILGIWLLAGAAFAMNCLIEQAVDAKMKRTSWRPSATGEVTPFHITVFSIILGSLGMIILWNFCNPLTMWLTVATFVGYAVIYTWLLKPATPQNIVIGGLSGAMPPALGWAAVTNGLSAEAWLLVLIIFVWTPPHFWALALYRRDDYVQSGLPMLPVTHGERFTLLNILLYTLILIAATLLPYIYGMSGLVYLIAAVILGLIFLAYVIALFISYSDDLAKKTFRFSITYLSLLFAALLIDHYFI